From the genome of Colias croceus chromosome 12, ilColCroc2.1:
CAGTAGTATACACATACATgctaatttatattcataatttttgcTACATTAGATATTCGTTCCcaaaaaatcaaactattgtatgataaacattataaaattaattttgtaggGTTTTAACATGGACATGCTGTGCATTTTTGTTAATGCTGCTGATGTTTACCATTATTGTGCTAATGGTTTACGGGATATCAGTTGGTTATCACTACGCACAGAAAGAACTCGCTTCATTTGCTAGTAAGTATTCTACATTTGTTTTATGAAGGAttaactttccgcccgcggcctcGCCTGCGTTTTCtgagaaaaacccgcatagttctcgttcccatgtgatttccgggatacaacctatcctatgtgttaatccaagataccctctatatgtgcgctaaatttcattgtaaacggttcagtagtatttgcacATAcctacatccatcctcacaaactttcgcatttatatttgttttatgaaGGACTAGATACGAATAAAATAACAGATAATGATacacatatttaataaaaacattttttcttagattttatattgttaattcttCTTAAAGTGTCCTCCAGAACGACGACGGAAGAAACAATAGCGCGTCGAGCGGGTGGAGACAGCCGTCCAATCGTGCGGCTAGTGGCTGTCAATCGAACAGAAGTTGAACATGCACCACAACCTATTCTAGGTAAATCTAAagatatatataagatatattcTAGGTAAATAAGTCACAATGAAACACAGAGCTGAACTAAAGTTttatctataggtacataatataataaatctgtagaagggtcaattctgtacattaaaaatattgaaaaaataaatagcactgGATactgttactggatcgataccaaacccaaatatgtgattaaaaaaatttttgtctgtctgtctgtctgtatgtgaagacatcacgtgaaaactaacggttcgatttcgatgaaacttggtataattataccttattatatcctgggcgtaaaataggatactttttatcctggaaaaatacgttgaaaaaaaaatcttaatttttcagacGTTATtattatccatagacgttattctgtagaaccgcgaacacacgttgcgtattattataggcctagccgtatttgggtccaatagatatttataagatgtcattgtcagagttactcaaaatggagaaataaaccatctaCGCGAAGACCAACATCCGTGCGgtcggagtcgcgggcggaagctagtaataaatactttttcttTGCAGAGGTACAACGTTCAGCAAGAAAACAAGGTGGAGAAAAAGTATATCTAGAAACATCAGTTACTCCAGTTATTGTATTAGAAACTGAGAGGTATTTTGTTAGTttcaaatattcaatattaaaattgtaaaaagactttagataattaattgtttctttttaagGCCACCAAAGGAGCCGGAACTGTCCCCTCATGAGAGAGAACTTGCAAGACGACTTATCGGACGCTACCGTCGATCGCGCAATAACGTAACACTTAGCATTCCCTTCTTTAGACCACTTAACAGCAGTGAGCCTACACTGTCACCTATTGCTGCTTGATCTCTAAGTTTTGCGTTCAATGAATTGTGGTTTAAATTGTATGTTCTTAACCCTATGggggagacaaaagttgctcttgcgcgctagctcttattcTCTTTGAAGAGTGTCTTATATTCACTTATCGTCTGTAAATTTTTGggatgatatttattttgcgaattattattagcttttaattcaattgctttgtattttacaatgaaattcaaacaaatataatatatttaacggATATGcttagttttattttcaaacgtAACGGTTCACAATCGAATACACACATAATTGACAAGCACTATTCACATCACAGAAACAGTATGATTTGtacttgttaaatttgtttttatataagtcGAAGAATTACTACTAATTTCGTTCGATATAGGGGGAGGACTTGCTTCCCTCCTTGACATTCGATGCGCGAATCCACGTTTTACAGCTTTATCTACCGAACGCATAACGTGGTTACTGGGTTTTGGCGCCCCTGATCTCATAGCACCAGCCGCTTGTGCAGCTTTTTCTGGAAACAAAAACAGAATTAACTTATTTAGACCAGTTGtacacaattttaaataagtataatatcatGCTAAGACATACCCATAGTCTCCACCGAATTTTGTACAAAACAATAGTGAAATCCGATACCTATTCCCATGACAAGTACCGTTATAATTGTAAACATGAGGCAGCATGTGAGCATAGCACACACCGTACATAATGATACTCTGCAATATTGTTGATCATTTTAGAGTAATCAATTAATCTCAATTAATGAATAGTTCTGTATTCGAAGATTTGTAAACTTTACCTTTCTAGTGCATCTAAGACGATGGATATAAAAGAACTCAAAGAGCAACACACGCAGcccattttttaaatatagattatgtgaataaaaacaacaactacatattcagaatgttacacaaaattttactATGTGGTCCTATCATAGTCTACAGcagcataaaattattaatttacaacATTATTCAAAACAGTAACAGTGTCAAGCCAAATATAGACATGATTTTGTCAACATCAAGTATTTTTTAGGGGTGTATACAAAGTTATTAGTACCTAGatattgcatttaaaatcGTTCGTCTAATAACGTTAAATAAGCGCGAGTAAGCGCCGGGCCCAGAGTatacctataattttattatgttctgTGCGTTAGCTACTATCACTATATTCGTCCATGCTATCAcgctactataaaatattctaaacCAATAATTTTCAAGAGGACTCAGACCAATAAacattgtaacatttttgtttctgAGATGTATTACGGAAGGGCCCCtgaattatttgtatagtcgCGAATCGCACATTAGTAAAAGTATGAAAaagaaacgaaaaaaaatattttggcgGTTCAAATATAAGAGGTAAGAAcaaatagaagtgctataatgtgaaaattagtatgaaaaccagtgtcgccaaacccacacatttaaatcGATAGGTGAAtagtacactacaagtaaaaGTATGGGTGCCTTTTTTTGGACAgcataatttaagtaaaaactgacctatgtaataaattcagcatttcaatatgtaccctaatTAACGAttttacggtttattttagtataacatccctaggtGTATGAGCcttttttgtttctctttggtcaggaaatttgaaaaatttcaaattcaaaaagtTCAGCTATTCAacaacagagggcgttaattttcgatagatataattttgaaCCTTAACACATAGG
Proteins encoded in this window:
- the LOC123696356 gene encoding uncharacterized protein LOC123696356 isoform X1, with amino-acid sequence MGIIQSVFCSIIFCVERVLTWTCCAFLLMLLMFTIIVLMVYGISVGYHYAQKELASFAMSSRTTTEETIARRAGGDSRPIVRLVAVNRTEVEHAPQPILEVQRSARKQGGEKVYLETSVTPVIVLETERPPKEPELSPHERELARRLIGRYRRSRNNVTLSIPFFRPLNSSEPTLSPIAA
- the LOC123696356 gene encoding uncharacterized protein LOC123696356 isoform X2, whose protein sequence is MLLMFTIIVLMVYGISVGYHYAQKELASFAMSSRTTTEETIARRAGGDSRPIVRLVAVNRTEVEHAPQPILEVQRSARKQGGEKVYLETSVTPVIVLETERPPKEPELSPHERELARRLIGRYRRSRNNVTLSIPFFRPLNSSEPTLSPIAA
- the LOC123696359 gene encoding uncharacterized protein LOC123696359 isoform X1 — its product is MGCVCCSLSSFISIVLDALERVSLCTVCAMLTCCLMFTIITVLVMGIGIGFHYCFVQNSVETMEKAAQAAGAMRSGAPKPSNHVMRSVDKAVKRGFAHRMSRREASPPPISNEISSNSSTYIKTNLTSTNHTVSVM
- the LOC123696359 gene encoding uncharacterized protein LOC123696359 isoform X2, with product MRVSLCTVCAMLTCCLMFTIITVLVMGIGIGFHYCFVQNSVETMEKAAQAAGAMRSGAPKPSNHVMRSVDKAVKRGFAHRMSRREASPPPISNEISSNSSTYIKTNLTSTNHTVSVM